Proteins from one Nicotiana tabacum cultivar K326 chromosome 23, ASM71507v2, whole genome shotgun sequence genomic window:
- the LOC107761170 gene encoding uncharacterized protein LOC107761170, protein MARWDQILSLPVQNPPTLEFSSAELVWSKVEGWRDNIDRVALIPFARVDDFVRGESANRECPTRFHVEARRRRPAEITYKPKVDGILEYILYWCSFGPDDHRKGGIVRPSRTTYVPKKKPAGRPNTKRGCTCHFIVKRLIAEPSVALIIYNQDKHVDKNGLPCHGPQDKKAAGTRAMYSPYISEDLRLRVLSLLYVGVSVETIMQRHNESVERQGGPCNRDDLLTHRYVRRQERSIRRSTYELDSDDAVSISMWVESHQNHVFFYENFSDSDPFVLGIQTEWQLQQLIRFGNHGLLASDSKFGTNKLKYPIHSLVVFNSDNKAIPVAWIIAPRFARGDTLRWMRALYNRVHMKDPKWKLAGFIVDDPSADVPAIREVFQCSVLICFWRVRHAWHKNLIKKCSEMETCAAIAKRLGQAVHHICRGDGIAVLFEEFMEDFVDAADFLDYFKATWYPRLGLWTSALRTLPLASQETCSAMEYYHNQLKLRLLNEKEISVYERADWLVDKLDTTVHSYFWLDEYSGKDEFARYWKNEWMSGLTAWQKSLQIPDSDVLVEGDYSKVVDQEDRHQLHVVRSPASEYAICDCNWAKMGNLCEHTLKSIKYLRDKGSITPSTSMFQYMQALVDMLHCPPYDSLIRDHALSLAVWVQTQLNAQLGPGSGQFKRQGLQLTAATPGHYTEVVNASNRTDTLPYVVGGLTELQHSSSATDNLSGGQIDRVCTENGTCADIVPSVENSPVEMETSPLSISACATQLFSLDEVTSADVFAENGGVMIGEELETTKNLPSTDTSFANSNSFEDDVLNKADCATMVDEQPQPLYVAPAEKSLDQCLKNQQNDLCCNSIEPEVSPRLQNVDNRIDNAISSTTKPVQSSLINMAEASEVEKHMRIDSIDEMLV, encoded by the exons ATGGCTAGATGGGATCAAATTCTTTCCCTTCCTGTTCAGAACCCCCCGACTTTAGAGTTTTCTTCTGCTGAACTTGTGTGGTCTAAGGTAGAAGGCTGGCGCGATAACATAGACAGAGTTGCTCTCATTCCGTTTGCTAGAGTAGATGACTTTGTTAGAGGTGAATCTGCTAATAGAGAATGTCCAACAAGATTCCATGTTGAAGCTCGGAGACGTCGGCCTGCAGAGATAACTTACAAGCCTAAAGTTGATGGCATCCTTGAATATATTCT GTACTGGTGCTCCTTTGGTCCTGATGATCATAGAAAGGGTGGAATTGTCCGACCAAGTAGAACCACGTACGTCCCTAAGAAAAAACCTGCTGGTCGACCTAATACAAAGAGGGGGTGCACCTGCCATTTTATTGTCAAACGCTTAATTGCTGAACCATCTGTAGCACTTATCATATATAACCAAGATAAGCACGTAGATAAGAACGGATTACCATGCCATGGCCCACAGGACAAAAAGGCTGCTGGAACACGTGCCATGTATTCTCCATACATCTCAGAGGATCTTCGCCTCCGAGTTTTGTCTCTGCTCTATGTTGGAGTGTCTGTGGAAACAATCATGCAGAGGCACAATGAATCAGTGGAGAGACAAGGAGGTCCATGCAACCGAGATGACCTTTTAACTCACAGGTATGTTCGGAGACAAGAGAGGAGCATAAGGCGCTCTACTTATGAACTTGACTCAGATGATGCAGTCAGCATTAGCATGTGGGTTGAAAGTCACCAGAATCATGTGTTCTTTTATGAGAATTTCTCTGATTCCGATCCGTTTGTCTTGGGCATTCAAACAGAATGGCAACTGCAACAGCTGATTCGGTTTGGAAACCATGGCCTTCTAGCCTCTGATTCAAAGTTTGGAACTAATAAACTAAAg TATCCTATTCACAGTCTTGTTGTGTTCAACTCAGACAACAAGGCTATACCGGTGGCGTGGATAATAGCACCTAGATTTGCACGTGGAGATACACTTAGGTGGATGAGGGCCCTATATAACAGAGTTCATATGAAAGATCCTAAGTGGAAGTTGGCTGGATTCATTGTGGATGATCCTTCAGCTGACGTCCCTGCAATCAG GGAAGTGTTTCAGTGCTCTGTATTGATATGCTTTTGGCGGGTTCGTCATGCATGGCATAAGAACTTGATTAAGAAATGCTCAGAAATGGAGACCTGTGCTGCAATTGCAAAGAGGCTAGGCCAGGCAGTGCATCACATCTGCAGGGGGGATGGAATTGCTGTTTTGTTTGAAGAATTTATGGAAGATTTCGTGGATGCTGCAGACTTTTTGGACTATTTCAAGGCCACATGGTACCCGAGACTAG GGCTCTGGACTAGTGCATTGAGAACTCTTCCTCTTGCCAGCCAGGAGACATGCTCGGCGATGGAGTATTATCACAACCAATTGAAGCTTAGATTATTGAATGAGAAGGAAATAAGTGTATATGAACGTGCTGATTGGCTTGTAGATAAGCTAGATACCACAGTGCATTCTTACTTCTGGCTTGATGAGTACTCAGGAAAGGATGAGTTTGCACGTTACTGGAAGAATGAATGGATGAGTGGCTTAACAGCTTGGCAGAAATCTTTGCAGATTCCAGATTCTGATGTGTTAGTTGAGGGTGACTATTCAAAAGTAGTTGATCAGGAAGATCGGCATCAACTGCATGTTGTTCGGAGTCCAGCTTCAGAGTATGCAATTTGTGATTGTAATTGGGCAAAAATGGGAAACTTATGTGAACATACTCTCAAAAGCATTAAATATCTTCGTGACAAAGGGTCTATTACTCCATCGACCAGTATGTTCCAATATATGCAGGCTTTGGTTGATATGTTACACTGCCCACCTTATGATTCTTTGATTCGTGATCATGCACTATCTCTAGCAGTCTGGGTGCAGACGCAGTTGAATGCTCAACTTGGTCCTGGAAGTGGCCAGTTCAAGCGACAAGGACTTCAGCTGACTGCTGCCACACCTGGTCACTACACAGAAGTGGTGAATGCGAGCAATAGAACAGACACATTACCCTATGTGGTAGGTGGTCTGACTGAGCTCCAGCATTCGAGTTCTGCCACTGATAATTTGAGTGGTGGCCAGATTGATCGGGTATGTACTGAAAACGGCACTTGTGCAGACATAGTACCTTCTGTGGAAAATTCTCCTGTTGAGATGGAAACTAGCCCATTATCCATCTCCGCTTGTGCGACTCAATTGTTTTCCCTTGATGAGGTCACATCAGCTGATGTGTTTGCTGAGAATGGAGGTGTCATGATTGGTGAGGAGCTGGAGACGACGAAGAATCTTCCTTCTACAGACACATCATTTGCAAATTCAAACAGTTTTGAAGATGATGTCTTGAACAAAGCTGATTGTGCAACTATGGTGGATGAGCAACCACAGCCTCTCTATGTAGCTCCAGCTGAGAAGTCTCTAGATCAATGCTTGAAGAACCAGCAGAATGACCTATGCTGCAACTCTATAGAGCCAGAAGTTAGTCCTAGATTACAGAATGTTGACAACAGAATTGATAATGCAATTTCATCCACAACCAAGCCAGTACAATCCTCTCTGATCAATATGGCTGAAGCCTCTGAAGTTGAAAAGCATATGAGAATAGATTCCATTGATGAAATGCTGGTATAA
- the LOC107761171 gene encoding mediator of RNA polymerase II transcription subunit 32-like produces MDSIVDALNNAYQDFVAAAAAALESKESSNGQKTVATDAALENFKQRWELFRVACDQAEEFVESVKQRIGSECLVDEATGSVSGKPGQSSATSGLQPISAVRLEQMSKAVRWLVIELQHGSGASSASTHPNPSAPFDARFTEDATQ; encoded by the coding sequence ATGGATAGTATTGTAGATGCACTGAACAATGCATATCAAGATTTTGTTGCAGCAGCTGCCGCTGCACTTGAATCAAAGGAGAGTTCAAATGGTCAGAAAACAGTAGCAACTGATGCTGCATTAGAAAACTTTAAGCAACGATGGGAGTTGTTCAGGGTTGCTTGTGATCAGGCAGAGGAGTTTGTTGAGTCAGTTAAACAAAGAATAGGTTCCGAGTGTCTTGTGGATGAGGCTACGGGCTCTGTTTCAGGGAAGCCTGGGCAGTCATCAGCAACAAGTGGCCTTCAACCCATTAGTGCTGTTAGATTGGAGCAGATGAGTAAAGCTGTCAGATGGCTAGTGATAGAATTGCAACATGGTTCTGGAGCGAGTAGTGCTTCTACACACCCCAACCCTTCTGCTCCTTTTGATGCTAGATTTACTGAAGATGCCACTCAATAG